DNA from Amycolatopsis sp. DSM 110486:
GCCGTTTCGCCCGCGCCCGAAAGCTTCTCCGCGCAGAACGCACGGATCGTCTCCAGCATGCGGTAGCGATCGCCCGTGGTCTCGACCAGTGATTTGTCCGCCAGACCCGGCAACAGGTCGACGGTGTCCGGCACCTCGCACACCAGCTCGGCAAGACCCAGCGTCGCCCCACCGGAAAACACGGTGAGCCGCCGCGCGAGCCGGCGTTCGTCGTCGTCCAGCAGCTCCCAGCTCCATTCGACGACGCCGCGCAGCGAACGATGCCGCGTCTCCGCCGTACGGCTGCCACGCGCGAGCAGGTGGAAGCGGTTGTCCAGCCGGGCGGCGATCTCGCCGACGGGCAGCGTCCGCACGCGCGCCGCCGCCAGCTCCAGCGCGAGCGGCAGGCCGTCGAGCGCGGCGCAGATGTGCTGGACGTCGCCGATCGTGTCCTCGTCCACGCGGAACGCCGGGTCGCTCGCGGCCGCTCGGTCGGCGAACAGCCGCACGGCCGGGAACCCCAGCGCCTCGGCCGCGGGAGTGCCCGGCGGCGGCACTGCGAGCCGCGGCACCGGCGCCAGCTGCTCACCGGTGATGCCGAGCGGCTCCCGGCTCGTCGCGAGCACACGCAGGCCGGGACACGCGGGCAGCAGGCGCGCGAGCAGCCGCGCGGCCGCGTCGACCACGTGCTCGCAGTTGTCCAGCACCAGCAACGTCGATTGGTCGCGCAACGCCGACACCAGCCGTTCCACCGGGTCCTGCACGCCCGAACCCCGCAACGGCGACGCGCCTTCGCGTAGGCCCAGCGCGCTCAGCACGGCCTGCCCGACATCATCGGCGACGTGCGGCGCCAGCTCCACGAACGCCGCCGACCCGGCATGAGCCGTCGCGACTTCCACTGCCAGCCGTGTCTTCCCGGTGCCGCCGGGACCCAGCAACGTCACCAGCCGCGCGTGCCGCAGCAGCTCACCGACTTGCCGCAGCTCGCCGTCGCGGCCGACAAAGCTGGTCAGCTGTGCGGGCAACGGCGACGACGCGGCCGCCGGCTCGCTGCGCAACGCGGCCAGATGCGCCTCGGCCAGCTCGGGCCCGGGGTCGGCGCCGAGCTCGTCGGCCAGCGTGCGGCGCGCGTCCTCGAACGCCGCCAGCGCCTCGGCCGAGCGGCCCGCCGCGTGCAGCGCGCGCACGAGCTGGGTGCGCGACCGTTCGCGCAGGGGCGCGGCGACGACCGCCGCCCGCAGCTCGTCGAGCACCTCCGCCGCGCGGCCCAGCGTGATCTCGGCGTCGATGCGGTCGCTCGCCGCGTCCGAGCGCAGCTCCTCGAGACGGGTTGCCTGCGTCGCCGCGAAGGGCGCTTCGGTCACGTCGGCGAACGCCGGTCCGCGCCACAACGCCAAAGCTTCACCGAGCAGGTCGCTGGCACGCGTGGCGTCGGCGGCCGCGAGCTCGCGCCGCCCGTCGCCCGCCAGCCGCTCGAACCGGTGCACGTCGACCTCGTCGGGCTCCACGACGAGCCGGTAGCCCGCGCCCGTGAACTCCACTGGCGCCACAGTTTTCAACGCACTGCGCAGCCGCGACACCTGTGACTGCAGCGCGTTGGCCGCGCCGTCCGGCGGCTCCTCGCCGTAGAGGCCGTCGATCAGCCGCTCCGCCGGTACGAACCGGCCCGACTCCAGCGCGAGCTGCGCCAGCAGCGCCCGCACCCGGGGACCCCCGACGACGACCGGCTCCCCCGCCGCGTCCCACGCCGTGACCGCCCCCAGAACCCCGATCCGCATGCGGCAAGACTAAGCGCTCCGCCCGCCCGTTACCGGCACGTTTCGTCCCCACGCCCGGCTCGGCGGAGTGCGTGTATATACACTTCGGGACGAGCTTGCGCAACGACTTTGGTGCGAGAAACAAACTGGAGCGGGGATGTCTGGACAACCGGCCGACCAACAGGTGCTGCTCGGGAGGCCGACAGTCGGCGAGGAGGAGCTGGCGGCGGTCGCCGAGGTGTTCCGCTCGGGCTGGCTCGCCGGCGCCGGTCCCGCGTGCCGCCGCTTCGAGGAGCGGTTCGCGCAGACCACGGGCACCGCGCACGCCCTGACCACCAGCAGCTGCGGCGCCGCGTTGTTCCTCGGCCTGAAGGTGCTCGGCGTGCGGCCGGGCGACGAGGTCATCGTCGGCGACTACACGTTCCCCGCCACCGGCCACGCCGTGCTGCAGGCCGGCGCGAAGCCCGTGTTCGCCGACATCCGGCCGGACATCTTCAGCGCCGACCCGGCCGCGATCGAAGCCCTGATCACGCCGCGCACGGTCGGCATCCTCGCCGTGGACGTCGCCGGTCTGCCGGGCGACTTCGACGAGTACCGCGCCATCGCCGACAAGCACGGCCTGTGGCTGTTCGAGGACGCCGCCTGCTCGGCCGGCGCCACGTACAAGACGCGCCCGGCCGGCAGCCTCGCCGACCTCGCCGCGTTCTCCTTCCACGGCCGCAAGGGCATCACCGCGGGCGAGGGCGGCGCGCTCGTCTCGAACCGCGAAGACCTCATCGCCCACGCGCGCAAGATGCACACCTACGGCATCGAGCCGGCCATCAGCCGCGAGGGCTCGGGCACGCTGCCGATCCCGGAGTTCCACGAGCTCGGCTGGAACTTCCGCCTGTCGGACATCCAGGCCGCGATCATGGGCGTGCAGCTCGACCGGCTGCCCGACCTGCTCGCCGCCCGCCGCTCCGTGGCCAAGCGCTACCACGAGGTGTTCGCCGACGTCGAACAGCTCACCGCGCCCGTCGAGCTGCCCGACCGCGAGCACCCTTGGCAGGCCTACCTGCTCACCGTCGCGCCTGAGGTCAGCCGCGACGCGCTGGCGTTGCGTATCCGCGAACAGGGCGTTCAGTGCAATTTCGGGACGTACGCTTCGCACCTGCAGCCGGTGTACGGCGAGCAGCAGCCGCTGCCCGTCTCCGCCGACGCGTTCCGCCGGCAGCTGGCGATCCCGATGCATGCGGAGCTGACTGAAGCCGAGGTGGACCGTGTGGTGACGACCGTGCGTGATGCCGTTCGCGCGCTCGGCTGATGACCCGAAACCGACTGAAGATCGCCGACCGAGGAGAAGCAGCCACCATGTCCGAGAAGAAGGTGTTCTTCACCGGCGGCGGTGGGTTCATCGCCGCGCACGTCATCCCGCTGCTGCTGGACGGCGGGTACACCGTCCGCATCTTCGACAACATGACCCGCGGCGACCGCGCTCGCGTGAACGAATTCGTGGCCACCGGCAAGGTCGAGCTGGTCGAGCAGGACGTGCGCTACGGCGGCGCGGTGCGCGAGGCCATCCGCGGCTGCTCGCACGTGATCCACTTCGCCACGGTCTCGATCAACAAGTCGATCGCCGACCCGCACGAGTCGATCGACATCAACATGACCGGCAACCACAACGTGTTCGCCGCGGCCGCCGACGAGGGTGTCGAGCGCCTGGTGTTCGCGTCTACCGCTTCGGTCTACGGCGAGCCCAAGCGCCTGCCGATGCACGAGGACGACGAGCTGCGCCCGCTCACGCCGTACTGCATCTCCAAGCGCGCCGGCGAGGACCTGCTGGGCTTCTACGAGCGCACCAAGGGCCTGTCGTGGAACGCGCTGCGCTTCTTCAACGTGTACGGCCCGGGCCAGAAGATCGAGGCCTACTACACGTCGGTGATCAACCACTTCATCCAGCGCCTGCGCGCCGGCCAGCCGCCGATCATCGACGGCCGCGGCGACCAGTCGATGGACTTCGTGCACGTGTCGGACCTGGCCCGTTCGGTCGTCGCCGCGCTGGAGTCGGAGCAGTCGAACCTGCCGATCAACATCGGCACCGGCGTCGACACCTCGATCGCCACGCTGGCGAAGATCCTCATCGAGGCCGTGGGCGTCGACGTGCAGCCGCAGTTCAACGAGCGTGACGTGCTCGTGTCGCGCCGGGCCGCGGACATCACGCGGGCCCGCGAGATGCTGGGCTGGGAGCCGACGATCTCGGTTGAAGAGGGCATGCGAGCCCTCGTCAGGGATTCCGAGTGAATGCCACCGCGGGCCCAGCCCAAGGACGTGCGATGCGCATCGCGGTGGTGAACAACTTCTTCCCGCCCCGTGTGGGCGGCAGCGCCCACATGTCGGCGTCGCTCGCGGGTGAGTACGCGGCGTCCGGCCACGAGGTCCTCGCGATCACGGCGGCCTACGGCGACGCGCCGGCCGACGAACAGCGCGACGGCTACCGCGTCGTGCGGCTGCCCGCGGCGAAGATGCCGCAGCTCGGCCTGTCGATCGACTTCGACATGAGCTTCGCGTCGCTCAAGCCGGGCAACTGGCGGCGGGTGTGGAAGCTGCTGGACGAGTTCAAGCCCGACGCGGTGCACCTGCACGGCCAGTTCTTCGACCTGTCGTGGCTGGCCGGGTTCTACGCGAGGCGCCACAAGCTGC
Protein-coding regions in this window:
- a CDS encoding DegT/DnrJ/EryC1/StrS aminotransferase family protein, encoding MSGQPADQQVLLGRPTVGEEELAAVAEVFRSGWLAGAGPACRRFEERFAQTTGTAHALTTSSCGAALFLGLKVLGVRPGDEVIVGDYTFPATGHAVLQAGAKPVFADIRPDIFSADPAAIEALITPRTVGILAVDVAGLPGDFDEYRAIADKHGLWLFEDAACSAGATYKTRPAGSLADLAAFSFHGRKGITAGEGGALVSNREDLIAHARKMHTYGIEPAISREGSGTLPIPEFHELGWNFRLSDIQAAIMGVQLDRLPDLLAARRSVAKRYHEVFADVEQLTAPVELPDREHPWQAYLLTVAPEVSRDALALRIREQGVQCNFGTYASHLQPVYGEQQPLPVSADAFRRQLAIPMHAELTEAEVDRVVTTVRDAVRALG
- a CDS encoding NAD-dependent epimerase/dehydratase family protein, which produces MSEKKVFFTGGGGFIAAHVIPLLLDGGYTVRIFDNMTRGDRARVNEFVATGKVELVEQDVRYGGAVREAIRGCSHVIHFATVSINKSIADPHESIDINMTGNHNVFAAAADEGVERLVFASTASVYGEPKRLPMHEDDELRPLTPYCISKRAGEDLLGFYERTKGLSWNALRFFNVYGPGQKIEAYYTSVINHFIQRLRAGQPPIIDGRGDQSMDFVHVSDLARSVVAALESEQSNLPINIGTGVDTSIATLAKILIEAVGVDVQPQFNERDVLVSRRAADITRAREMLGWEPTISVEEGMRALVRDSE
- a CDS encoding BTAD domain-containing putative transcriptional regulator, with the translated sequence MRIGVLGAVTAWDAAGEPVVVGGPRVRALLAQLALESGRFVPAERLIDGLYGEEPPDGAANALQSQVSRLRSALKTVAPVEFTGAGYRLVVEPDEVDVHRFERLAGDGRRELAAADATRASDLLGEALALWRGPAFADVTEAPFAATQATRLEELRSDAASDRIDAEITLGRAAEVLDELRAAVVAAPLRERSRTQLVRALHAAGRSAEALAAFEDARRTLADELGADPGPELAEAHLAALRSEPAAASSPLPAQLTSFVGRDGELRQVGELLRHARLVTLLGPGGTGKTRLAVEVATAHAGSAAFVELAPHVADDVGQAVLSALGLREGASPLRGSGVQDPVERLVSALRDQSTLLVLDNCEHVVDAAARLLARLLPACPGLRVLATSREPLGITGEQLAPVPRLAVPPPGTPAAEALGFPAVRLFADRAAASDPAFRVDEDTIGDVQHICAALDGLPLALELAAARVRTLPVGEIAARLDNRFHLLARGSRTAETRHRSLRGVVEWSWELLDDDERRLARRLTVFSGGATLGLAELVCEVPDTVDLLPGLADKSLVETTGDRYRMLETIRAFCAEKLSGAGETARFEAAHASAFLQLAEEADPLLRTADQLRWLDRLDAEYDNLVAALRWSTDADQRSALRLTAALATYWWMRGRRYEGAMLSLEVVKRCGPVAPEGYEEQFLMCVLNAMSGAPGHDATLPYRSTVEHYARDMSWAPRHPTLSLLLGVVIGPPADEETLFTRSNIMAGGDPWSSALVPMGTGLRAMLTGDLDEAETKLREGESRYRALGERWGLSMSLDHLSQLLTWRGRWDEAMAAMTESMDLMQQLGAADDYADLLCRRADSRTRRGDVAGAREDYSKVIALARRAGMPETRASGYVGLAALARRDGDLAGARSLAERALAECTSGSFSVAAVRGAATIALGWVAVASGHASEARALMREAVEAAHQWQDSTVLASALECVAGAALLEGHAEEAAMLLGAAVAARGTDVAGQPDVAEVADRARAQLGPGYERYYASGRELTVQKALTAAGIAP